The sequence TTTCCCAGGTTAGCATGTACATAGGTCCGTCCTTGCTACCCGATTCAAAATTGATCaatcttttttcatgttttgggtttttattgaaagctcacatatttttcttttcttttgttaatttcaatttggaaatctaaggtttctgattttaatttcaattttttttagatcttaaaaatagtttggagttcaatactaaataaatttttagattttaaaatcaatatttgaaaactcatattttaaaaatgaattataatgattgagtttatttttttgagtaGGATATCAAATAGGGCCTTAGCAATTCCTTGTATATATGTGAAGACCCTGGGTGTACCTCTATTTGCACTCATTTGCCATGAACCAATCTTATTCTGACACATGTCCTatttttgaaggaaaaaaaaagtaaaccataaaaaaaaaattcaaaagattTAGATTCGTTGTGCTAGGACATAAAATCCCTACCTTTATTTTTTGCAAGAAGTATATACTTGTTAGAAAACAGAGCAAATGAATTTCTTGTTATGGTTTACTTTTGCCCTGCTTACAGTTGTACGCTAGAGACTGTAGCACGACAGAGGGGACAGTGCATCTTCTTGAGTAGCCATTGATCAATGCATTCTCCGTGAAACGTATGTTCACACTCAAGCTGCCGACATTTTTCCCCGTCCTTAAACTCGCCCAAGCAAACTGAACACTCCGAGTCAGTGTTAGCAGCAATTGCTTGGTTCTTTGTATATCGGAAACTTGACGCCTTCTTCTCCGCCGGCAGCGGTGGTTTTTTTGCAGCAGTGTCTTGGTTAGGATTATAGTTAGGAGGAGGGTGAGGCTGTTGTGGATGATTTCTTTGTGCTTCTATATCATCAATTGGAATATTTAGCTCCCGTCGTCCTGAACACACACAGCAGATGCATAAAGACCCGAGGATGAAACAGGATAGGATAGCTGGGATTAGAAAAGAGGGGTCTTCACTCCagaaaggaggaggaggtgctgctggagaaggaggaggaggaggaggaggaggaggagacaTGGTTGCTTTTTAAagttgagaaaaatataagtGATATTCTAcattaatctaatctaaactataaagagaaaaatggaaaagacaTCCGCGCTAGCCAAATTGACTAAACTCGTACGGGTGAGAAAGATGTTTAAGAAAGAGGAAGACGGAGACTTGGTATATGAGATAGAGGAGTCCTAGTCCTAGACAAGGAATTGTAAACTTAGCCGTTTGTAATTaatgtaaagaaaaagagaaactactaaataagaaacaaaaaataaaatctactAGATACCACAAAATAATGTCAACAACATCATcgttctttgtttgttttgtacCAAGAATAAGAAATATCAAGATGCGATGatacagaaaaaaaagaaagcaaaacatACGTTATATTTCGAAGACCACAATACGAGCCCCAAATAGATTTTCTTTCAAGTGGGTCCGGCCTCATGAAATATTCAAGTGTGGCCCAAAAGCTCCTAACTAGATTATGTGCTGTTAAacgaactctaaaattaattgagtacgccatactaccaaactatttattgaattactaatttaccctaatataaaatgaccaaaaagtatatattgaattgtgaaacaaataaaattttaataagtacaccttACTCACTATATTCAACCCTTATCATACGTAGAAAAGCCTTCGTATTGCTTGGTGCTCACGAATAACGCAGCGAGTGTTAGTTTAGTTTAGGATTGGTATtatgaaattaaagattttgatgaaactcaaaatttgaaaagtgGGCACAAATTCATGCAAAAAGAGAAATCTGTTTAGGATTGGTATTAGAGTGTTGTACCATGGCTATTTTTTGTAGTTAAAtatggtgtacttagttaattttacattttgattaaaatattagagtTAACTTAGAttatagggtgtactcagttaattttagggttcgtttagtagtattttttttttttttttatataaagggAAAGCTCCTACtaaaatatttgtgtaaatcCGTGTGGGCAAAGGTTCGAAATCTTTAGACACCCAAATAACATTTGTGTAAACCCCCCTTTTCCAATTGCTCGTATTAAAAAAAGTAGTATAATAAGAGTTATGAAGAAACAGTGCGAGGACGTGACACGTATACTCTCTTATGTTCATAAGTCTTGGACATTAGTCTCATTTACTTTATTAATTACTTGATTGTTTGATTGAGTTTGAATTTCCCACCATTTTGTTATTAACCAATCCTaccaaattgaaatattaGGCTACCACCTCAACATTATTTGTGAAAAGAATGTTTTAATGTTTACAATCATCATCATAAAGTGGTGCTGCTGCTgcaggaggaggaagaggaggcaTGCTTGAGAATAATGAGAAAACAATAGTTACCTGATTTATGTATGAAACCCTAATCACTTTtcgaacaaaaaaagaaaaaaaagaaccctaatcactaattaattaagcaataGGCCCAATTCCTATCTTATTAGGATAAATATTTGCTTTGTTCGAAACGACATCGTCTCGGACCTATATACGAAAAACGGTTTACccaattgaattatatttgttgATAACTTGATATATTGAGTCGGGGTAACTTTCCCCAATCATAAAGTCCTTTCATTGACGCTTTTGCTCTTCGAGAAGCTCCGCTTCGCCTCCGATCAGGGTTTCACAGGTAAAGCTTCAATCTTTCCATGTCGAATTTAGCTCTCTTTCAATTCGTCTCTATCAATtgcaatatataaaaaagaaccCTTTAATTTCCAACCCACCGTACGGACAATTTTCGATTTTCTGTTTGATTAATGCtcaatttttttgaagatAAGTTATTCGGTTGTGCCCTCTTCTCATCGGAGTTCGTTTCTGTTGCATAAATTTCTGCACGCAATTTTGTAATTAGACAATTCAATAGGAGTTAAAGGAAACCctagaatttaaatttcaaaattttcgaCTTATTAGGGTTCTTATTTGATCGCGAATGAATTCGAAGAATTCTTAACTTTTGATTTCATTTAAATTCAAGTAGTTGTtgcgtttttcttttttgtgggTATAATTTCTGAGAATTCTGATTAGTTTGATTCTCTGTAGGGTTTGATCTTCGAATTTCAAAATGCCTGCCACAGCAGGAAGGGTTCGCATGCCCGCAAACAATCGGGTGCATAGTAGTGCTGCCCTTCAAACCCATGGTATATGGCAGAGTGCAATTGGGTATGACCCCTATGCACCCAACAAAGAGGACAACAAGACTTCTGCGCAACCCAATTTGTCGAACTCTGAACCAGATGCTGAGAATGCGTATGCGAGCTTCCAGGGCCTCCTTGCACTTGCCCGTATAACTGGGTCCAATGCTGATGAGGCTCGTGGGGCTTGCAAGAGGTGTGGCCGTGTTGGGCACCTCAACTTTCAATGCAGGAACTTTCTGAGTGTTAAGGAAGACAAGGAGAAAGACCCAGACACGATTCAGGCTGATGTTGCGTCTGAATTGGGTAAGTTGAAGAGGAAGCTGGGTAGGACAAATGGGAAAAACGTGGATGAGAGTGAAGAGAGTGAGGATGAGGATGAAGACAGTGAGAGTTCAGATTCAGATTATGATTCAGAGATTGAGAAGATCATTGCTCAAAGAAATGGGAAAAAGGCCGGTAGAAAGGATTctaaaaagaagaatgaagaCTCAGATGGTGATGTGTCGGATACGGATTCGGgggaaaggaagaagagaggaagGTCGAAGAAGAGGAGTAGCAAGAGGAAATACAATGATGATTCAGATGATTCAGATGAAGGtaggaagaaaagaaggaaggaaaagcgGAGGAAGAGGGATGAGTCCTCAGAGGAGGATGGTGAGCGCCGGCGGCGGCATAGGAAGAGTaggaaggagaagaggaggaggagaagtcATCGGTATTCGGATGACTCTGAATCTGATTCGTCTGAAGATTCTCATTCTCGTAAACACCGCAGTCGGAGGAGCAGAAGGGCAGTCACACCATCTGATTCTGATGATGATTCACGGGTAGGTAGGGGCAGGAAGCGATCTGAGAAGAAGAGCCGGAAGCGCCATCATGAGGATGATGAATAAATCGATCTAGGAATGGTCTCAAACTGTGTACCCCAGGAAGCCAGCTTGAATCTATGTAGTTTGCAACAATATGCTAGTGCAACCTTTGTATTGATTCTGTTCATTTGCTTGGACATGCTTCTGTCGTATTTGGCTGTTTTGCTTTCTGAGATGAAACTATCACTTTGCTTATCGGAAGTTTGAACGTTTCTGGTATTAGTTCATTCGATCTTGTGCCGTTTTCTTTCGTTAACATTTATTTCATCCTACTCTTTGAATGATATTTACAGAGCATATTGTGCTATATGTATATAAGATCGTATATTTCGCCCCAGATTTGTTTTCTGCAAGCTTTTGAATATATCACAATTGTTGCTAATTAGTATAGCATGCAGGAGTATTGTAATTAGTTTTGTTCTGTTGATTTCCTCGAAGGTTTGGTTAGATTTGGTTGTTTTGCACGAATAAAATTGTTACTAATTATCTACTAGGAACCTTAATAGCTCTTTTGATTTTCAGTTTCTGATGTCACTTGTGTTGTAGCTTTCTTGCTTGTGGTGATTTCTGGTGTCACGAATGCTTTGCTGCAAATCTTTTATGTAGAATTGGTCTTCCATTGGCATTTTTGTTAGCTCTAATGACTAATGCGATGTTAAAGTGAATACAAGCAAACATTTTGTGGGTTTCTTCTCCTTGTGCGTATTCTTGTGGATTTTCATAATTACTTCGTACTCTTGAGTAGAAGCTTTAGTTTAATGGAATGGACTTATGCTTCACAAGTGGccaagtttttgtttgaagGGCCAAAACTAAGCGAAGGTTATGTCCCACTCTGTCACAACAAATATAAGGGCAAAGCAATTTATTCATCAGATTAAGGAAGTCATGGATTGCTACATTGCTTGGATTAGTAACAGTAAAAATTCTTATCTGACAGCAACTTAAGATCCCATGTATCTACATAATACAATTTGCTGTTTTCCCTTGACAAGAAAAGTGAAATCGTGAAAAATGGGTACAACCACTAtttgtccctttttttttcttcccaaataagaaaaagggggagattctccaagaaaaacaaagaaaggaaaggCCAAGATGGCGTGACCGCACCCTCTTGTGATTTGATGACTAATCTTGTGTTGCAGCTCCCTGGTTGAGCTCTGCAAACCTCATGCCAACACGCATTGAATGCTTTAGGAACTTCTCAGCACATCGCCTGACACAGGTTTCCTCTTGCTTCTGCAACGATTTGTGCTTGAAGGTATCGACGCAATCAGTGAAGCATCTCTCGACAAGTGAGTTATACATCCTCAAACTGCAAGAAAATTCATACTGTTAGCAGATTTGTTCCATCCTTCAGCATGGAAATGGCATCAGACAAAGCCTATCAAATTTACCTCCACCAATTCATCCTACACAGAACTAGGCAAAGATCTAGTTCCCTAGTTCAAAACTATGATAACAGTTCTTTTACATGCAAATAAGCATCCAACTTAGAAGCCAGGTACTAAGAATACCTTAACTTTAGTCTTGGTTACTAAATACTAATGACTGTGATGTTCACTCATTTCCATGCATGTTCTCTTAAGCACTTTGCctaaaattttaacttttggGATATTAACATTGCTTTCTGTACATGGTTGGATTAGCATTTCAAAATGGCGAAAACAAGTAAATGTAATACAAAATGGGGCAACACTGTTCTCTTATGGATGATGAACCTGAACATGACAAAGTCTGCAGGAATCATGAAATTTGTACTAGAAATGTCTACATGAAAAACACAAATGAAGGTAAAAAGATCATTCTTCTCCCTAGTAACACAAATGcttgaaagaaacaaattcaGGTCATCAAACAGTATCTCATATATTCTTTATCGCTTTATTTGTTACTTGGGTAAAATTCATAAACTAAGGAATAAACAACATTTGCACTAACACATAACTAGTGTAGTTCCCAAAACGTCCAGAAGCAACACAAATGTTGCCATGGTTTTAAGGAGAACTTTTATATGGCTTCACAAAAAAAGAGTTCTCACAAAATTAAACCATGTGACCTAAATAAAAGAGGAATTGTGAAGCAACAAATCTCAGTCAATCAAATGACTTGGATCTTCCATGCTCTTCGCAAAATTACTAAATCTTCAGAGGCTTAGAGAAAAAGTTTTTACCCGTTGATTCCAAATTCATCAAAGACACAACGCGATAATAAACAAACATTTGAGTAGCAATTCAACTGGAAATAAAAGCACAATACATTGCGCTACAGATAACAGATTGAAGCAGACCAAAAGATCAAAACATTCCCCCACTACAAAATACATTAGAAATGCAAGAACAAATTAAATCATGCAATACCCAAAATTCTATTTTAGAATCACAAGCTTCTATCTTTACATTAACATAACCGTTCTCAAATCAAATAACAGAGACTCAATGCGGCAAAGACCAaaattctctctttcttcaagtgaaacattacaaatttacaaatttggaTGAACATTTTATGCCTGTGCAGAACCAAATttcgagtttttttttttttttttttttcatattatcaAGCAGAAATTCAGAATTTGAGAACCCAAAGACATATGAGGAAATGTAGAAACTCGAAGGGGAAAATTGGGAAATTAattagataaaaataaaaacctgtCGCGGATCTGGAGCTGATCGATCATAGTGGCCATTCTGAGCTTGTCTTCCTCTGGAAGGGAATCCAGATCTCCTATCATGCTCTTGTCCATACTTGGATTTATCAACTATTTCAGGATTTTTGCTAAATTCGTTACTCTCTCTGGAAAATCACGAAGTTGGGGTTTATGGACCAAGATCGTGTAGCAGATCGCTTCCCCTTTATACCGAGTTAAAACCCTAGATTTCGAGGAGACGGATATCATCATATGCTCGTAACGGCGCCGTTTGTTAGCACTGTCTTCTGAGTCGTATTAAGATGATAGTGGCCGTTGGATTTGAGCATGCTatgaaaattcagaaattgGCTTTAGGTGCcttaactttctttttctttttaaaaagaacTAATATGAAATAatagtctttttcttttttaacaaGAAAACAGTACAACTACACCAACATAATTGGAGGAGAATTCGAACTCGGGTAGAAGAGCACACTATTATTGCAAACCGAAAAAACCTATagatttatcttttttttaattaagcaTTTGTTATAAAGAAATAAAGCCCACATAGGTAAAATTAGATGgcaattagtcaaaagatggagataaagctagaaggtattagtcaaaagatgggataatgatgttgtggagaaatcattatgtctcccttaaaagccatttgctttgcctataaatagacattatatttgcttgtaaacaTATacggaagaaagaagagaatagagggaagaaagaagagaatagagtgagagtcagagagaagagaaagagtggaATTTATCTGAGGagaaattctgtcagtgtaaacaccacaaagagaaatataattccactcccaatattacagtggtacttctcaCCCTCTAattattctagttttataacagcATTTGTATTTTGTGGGATTTCATTTGCTACTTTGCTTTTTTCCTTTGCCCTTTTCTTTACTAGctaaatgaagaaaacaaaaaaggtcTTTATTTTGTGGGTTTACatcataattgaaaaatacaacataaaggCTTTTTAGTTTAGGTGTAAATATCGAAATGGTCCCTATATTCTACTTTATTGGCTAATTTAATCCCTATATattaatttggccaatttaatCCCTGTGTTTGTATCTGTTAACAAATTTAATCATTTTTGTCAAGGATTGACTAACATATACAAACATAAGGaccaaattggccaaattaatAACACAGTGACTAAACTAGCCGATAGGATAAAACTCAGAGatcattttaatatttaagcctttattttatatatatatatcctggTTTTAACCGAACAAGATGTGGATAGGACTGAATTGGTTAGAATATTGTTTTGGATTGTAGGCAGTATGAGATTGGAGTAATTCAGTTGTTATGGTTTAGTTTATAAAAtattgtaacaccccgactccaaatttaatcctttttttaattatttaagggaaatttcaaatttacccttgagaTAGGGGTATTTCGGTCACTTTCTTatccggagagagtttgggacagtgactagtatttttggataggtcgtactgagacgagttcgtagacacgtaatGGGCTCGAaacggagttgtaacgagagagatatggtcaaaagaaacccagtggcacaatcataattattttgaaatgagatttttttaaaaaaaaaaatcagatttctctctctctctctctctctctctctctctctctctctctctctctctctctctctcgtgctCTCAGCCGGCCATGTTTTCCGTgctctcctccggccaccgatGACGACGGGGCTGGTACCAAAATGATCGGGCCGTCGTCCTCTTCCAACTCCCAGCCGGCTCCCGCCTCCAGCCGCCGCGGTTTCGtcgaaaatggagaagaagcggcgGGTGTCGTCCGAACTTCTCcgccgtcgatctccctcctccggccaccgattCTGACGAgcgaggtatggtttctcacctacttttcatgctctagctgcctgttgggtaggattggatcgattcttagcgtaggcaattcgattttcgaattgaaattcggccgaTTTTGGGATCGCGTTTttggccacttccggtcagtttttggggtaggtccaagaacaaaagtggctccaaatagggtgttatacctagggtaggagtttggagccgtggttttgagattttccggcgatgcgttatcgctttgggcacccaggctgccggcgcgtgtggcggtgCGTGGGCGAGGTAGTGGAGTTGCACTgtgtctcgatgagatccttaggttgtcacgagtgcgtaggattttgcggatctcaattcggacgtcgtttgactatcgaacggatatcgcctattgcgcgttatccgggttcgataggttgggaccgttggatggtctcaaatttaatatatgttaatctaggtatttttaggatcgtgtaggaattcacggatcgtgaatcggagccccggatgttccgattaaataatttaaagtttatgttttataataaccgtcagatcgtgcgatcgtgagcgatccgaccttccgatctggaccaaacttgcaggatgAGTGTCCTATACCTCTTAGatcccataggaactttcggatcggaaattggaggtcgtgggccccgtgggcccgtttgaccagggttaggatagtttgacccttggttaaccgtgagtctcccggagtaatctcaccttccctgggggattatcgggtgctagactattgttgaggtttacacaacattagaattaaattatatatttatatatgtttgtaaagGTATAAAAAGAGTCTAggatgtcagtttgaagtgctatacgcactaccttaggcACCTCCTCGAATTTTGGTTACACTACAAGTACCACGCAGtaatatgttgaggtcgcacgtggcgtaggttatccggcgtgtcgacagaccccatacgtgaagttggttgtaccggcatatggggagatatgtgacaTGATATGCAGGTTTCGCGtagcgtaggttatccggcgttgagacagacctcatacgtggcgttggttgtaccggcgtatggggagatattatgatatgatgttgaggtcgcgTGTTGCGTAgattatccggcgtgtcgacggaccccatacgtggcgttggttgtaccagcgtatggggagatatatgatatgatgttgaggtcgcgCGTAGCGTaagttatccggcgtgtcgacagaccccatacgtggcgtttgttgtaccggcgtatggggagatatgtgatatgatgttcaggTCTCGCGTAGCGTAGGTTATTCTGCGatgagacaggccccatacgtggcgttggttgtaccggcgtatgtggagatattgtgatagtatggtatggtcgcacgtggcgtaggttatccggcttGTTGACaagccccatacgtggcgttggttgtaccggcgtatgaggagattatgtgaaatacatagaaacaaaataaggtattgcctatgtgtggaattgggttttaaggAAGAACtatgtgtggcttgatccctcattGAGGGTATGTAGGCAGCCAGCcgaaggttattaggtgcagccgcggacatagatgtgattgtgttaggaggttaaaacctcgtatgttgaaattgaaaaagttaGATGATGTACGTTGAAATCTAGTagtcataatttatatttgaatttatcgtttgccttgtttaaggAATGAATTGATTTGCTAGCATGCTTGgtatttgaaaattattgaaaGGCTGAAGGCtgtttatgtgaattgcatgaaattatattatggatgctgccagttgtggatattaaatgcgtttttatgcaagttgaaattttgggaaatgtccaatttattggggagactctgccgaaatttcggcagaaagtctcggtctttagtaagtgggcctgACATCGGGGTGATGCCGGGAATTCCACAAGATTCGCCTTGGGTTTTGAGAAATTCGGG comes from Prunus dulcis chromosome 6, ALMONDv2, whole genome shotgun sequence and encodes:
- the LOC117630753 gene encoding CAX-interacting protein 4, translated to MPATAGRVRMPANNRVHSSAALQTHGIWQSAIGYDPYAPNKEDNKTSAQPNLSNSEPDAENAYASFQGLLALARITGSNADEARGACKRCGRVGHLNFQCRNFLSVKEDKEKDPDTIQADVASELGKLKRKLGRTNGKNVDESEESEDEDEDSESSDSDYDSEIEKIIAQRNGKKAGRKDSKKKNEDSDGDVSDTDSGERKKRGRSKKRSSKRKYNDDSDDSDEGRKKRRKEKRRKRDESSEEDGERRRRHRKSRKEKRRRRSHRYSDDSESDSSEDSHSRKHRSRRSRRAVTPSDSDDDSRVGRGRKRSEKKSRKRHHEDDE
- the LOC117630754 gene encoding mitochondrial import inner membrane translocase subunit Tim9 produces the protein MDKSMIGDLDSLPEEDKLRMATMIDQLQIRDSLRMYNSLVERCFTDCVDTFKHKSLQKQEETCVRRCAEKFLKHSMRVGMRFAELNQGAATQD